Proteins encoded in a region of the Oscillospiraceae bacterium MB24-C1 genome:
- a CDS encoding bifunctional adenosylcobinamide kinase/adenosylcobinamide-phosphate guanylyltransferase has protein sequence MTTLVIGGAASGKSEYAESLLVSAKKKLYIATMQPFGQEAQQRIKRHRSLRARKGFETLERFTALGDLTDAELPDGCSVLLECLGNLVANELFSPDGAKEEAENAILDGMKFLAGRCRHLVVVTNDVFSDGITYDADTERYLTLLGCCNAMLAAQFDAVVEVVCGIPIVLKGATT, from the coding sequence ATGACAACGCTTGTGATTGGCGGCGCCGCCAGCGGCAAGAGCGAATATGCCGAGTCGCTGCTCGTAAGTGCCAAAAAAAAGCTTTATATCGCGACAATGCAGCCCTTTGGGCAAGAGGCTCAGCAGCGCATCAAACGCCACCGCAGTTTGCGTGCAAGGAAGGGTTTCGAGACGCTGGAGCGGTTCACCGCGCTGGGCGATTTGACCGACGCTGAACTGCCCGACGGCTGTTCGGTTTTGTTGGAATGTTTGGGAAATCTGGTGGCGAATGAACTGTTTTCGCCTGACGGTGCAAAAGAAGAGGCCGAAAATGCCATTCTCGATGGCATGAAGTTTCTCGCAGGCCGATGCCGCCACCTGGTGGTGGTGACCAACGACGTTTTTTCCGACGGCATCACCTATGACGCGGATACCGAGCGCTATCTCACGCTGCTTGGCTGTTGCAACGCGATGCTGGCTGCACAGTTTGATGCGGTTGTCGAGGTGGTGTGCGGCATCCCGATTGTATTGAAAGGGGCGACAACATGA
- a CDS encoding cobyrinate a,c-diamide synthase produces MLKKLPRLLLAAPSSGQGKTTLTLALLRAFQLAGKRPVAFKSGPDYIDPMFHRRVLGLPSYNLDLFLSDAPTAVRLLAECGSSGDLALIEGAMGYYDGVGITDEASAYALAKATHTPVVLLLSAKGAALSLAATVHGFNNLRSPSHLAGVVLNRCTQTLYDRVAPIITKETGLSVLGFLPDLPQCTLQSRHLGLVTADEIADLSLKLDRLGEAAAQSIDLLGLLQLAQTAPPLEWASQVVMPAPNRVRLAVARDDAFCFYYDETLALFEALGVELMFFSPLQDAQLPPKAQALYLGGGYPELYAGQLSQNCAMLQSVRNAIADGMPCLAECGGFLYLHAQMQDDKGAFYPMVGVIEGTAIAGTRLGHFGYITLTARRDNLLCRAGETLSAHEFHYWQSDSCGEDFKAIKPDGRAWDAVHATSSLFAGFPHLYLQGNIMAAKNFLAAAAAYGEKYGFSRT; encoded by the coding sequence ATGCTTAAAAAGTTGCCGCGCCTGTTGTTGGCGGCTCCTTCAAGCGGGCAGGGCAAAACGACTTTAACGCTTGCGCTGCTGCGAGCTTTTCAACTGGCGGGTAAACGACCGGTCGCCTTTAAAAGTGGGCCGGATTACATTGACCCGATGTTCCACCGTCGTGTATTGGGGCTTCCCAGCTACAACCTCGATCTTTTTCTCTCTGATGCACCGACGGCGGTTCGGTTGTTGGCTGAGTGCGGCAGCAGCGGCGATCTGGCGTTGATAGAGGGTGCCATGGGTTATTATGACGGTGTAGGCATCACAGATGAAGCCAGTGCCTATGCTCTGGCAAAAGCGACCCATACGCCGGTGGTTTTGTTGCTTTCGGCCAAAGGGGCAGCGCTCTCATTGGCAGCTACCGTACATGGATTTAACAACCTGCGCAGCCCTTCGCATTTGGCAGGTGTTGTTTTAAACCGCTGCACACAAACACTTTATGACCGTGTAGCTCCTATCATCACAAAAGAGACCGGCTTGTCGGTGCTGGGCTTCTTGCCCGATCTGCCACAATGTACGCTGCAAAGCCGGCATTTGGGGCTGGTGACGGCGGATGAGATTGCTGACCTATCACTAAAGCTTGACCGGTTGGGCGAGGCTGCGGCACAGAGTATTGACCTGCTAGGGCTTTTACAGCTGGCGCAAACCGCACCGCCGCTGGAATGGGCGTCGCAGGTCGTTATGCCGGCACCAAATCGTGTGCGTCTTGCCGTCGCGCGCGACGACGCCTTTTGCTTTTATTATGATGAGACGTTGGCGCTGTTTGAAGCGTTGGGCGTCGAGCTTATGTTTTTTTCACCGCTTCAAGATGCTCAGTTGCCCCCAAAAGCACAGGCGCTTTATCTGGGCGGGGGCTACCCTGAACTCTATGCCGGGCAACTTTCACAAAACTGCGCCATGTTGCAAAGTGTACGGAATGCAATTGCTGACGGCATGCCCTGCCTTGCCGAGTGTGGCGGGTTCTTATACCTGCACGCGCAGATGCAGGATGATAAGGGTGCTTTTTATCCGATGGTGGGCGTCATAGAGGGGACGGCAATCGCCGGTACCCGACTGGGACATTTTGGCTATATCACGCTGACGGCCAGGCGCGACAATTTGTTGTGTCGAGCAGGGGAAACGCTTAGCGCGCATGAATTTCACTATTGGCAGAGTGACAGCTGTGGCGAGGACTTTAAGGCTATTAAACCCGACGGCCGCGCATGGGATGCCGTTCATGCCACATCGAGCCTTTTTGCGGGCTTTCCACATCTTTATTTGCAGGGGAACATCATGGCGGCCAAGAATTTTTTAGCTGCCGCGGCCGCTTATGGAGAAAAATATGGATTTTCAAGAACTTAA
- a CDS encoding adenosylcobinamide-GDP ribazoletransferase — MTILRSIALAFAMFSRLPVPKVSWNARNMRYMMVGFPLVGAVIGLLLFGWVVVCRWLDLGGVLTACGLTLLPIGVTGGIHLDGFCDTVDALSSHADPKRKCEILKDPHTGAFAVIGLMCYLLLYFSLCYTLVLSRPALLLLMCIPVLSRVLSAFAVISLPCEGGAGTLHSFADAANKRAVSGVLFILLAACLAVMLTVSLAGGSWILQTAMGCYWWLVHVAKKEFGGMRGDLAGWFLQLCELLCLGMLVISQKGGWL; from the coding sequence ATGACGATTCTGAGGTCTATCGCGCTGGCATTTGCCATGTTTTCGCGCCTGCCCGTCCCAAAGGTGAGTTGGAACGCACGAAACATGCGTTATATGATGGTGGGGTTCCCGCTGGTGGGTGCGGTGATTGGGCTACTGCTTTTTGGCTGGGTCGTCGTTTGTCGATGGCTCGATCTGGGCGGAGTACTCACCGCCTGCGGTCTGACGCTGCTACCCATCGGTGTTACAGGGGGCATTCATCTTGATGGTTTTTGCGATACGGTTGATGCACTTTCTAGCCACGCTGACCCGAAACGTAAATGTGAGATTTTAAAAGATCCGCACACGGGTGCGTTTGCGGTCATCGGGCTAATGTGCTATCTACTATTGTATTTTTCGCTCTGCTATACGCTGGTACTATCTCGCCCTGCGCTGTTACTGTTGATGTGCATACCGGTTTTAAGCCGTGTGCTTAGCGCCTTTGCAGTGATCAGCCTCCCGTGTGAGGGCGGGGCGGGGACACTGCATAGCTTTGCCGATGCCGCCAATAAGAGGGCGGTTTCCGGGGTGCTTTTTATTTTACTGGCGGCCTGTTTAGCGGTGATGCTGACCGTTTCGCTTGCAGGTGGCTCGTGGATTCTACAGACGGCGATGGGCTGTTATTGGTGGTTAGTGCATGTGGCTAAAAAGGAATTCGGTGGCATGCGGGGCGACTTAGCGGGTTGGTTTTTACAGCTTTGCGAGCTGCTCTGTCTGGGTATGTTAGTGATTAGCCAAAAGGGGGGCTGGCTATGA
- the cbiE gene encoding precorrin-6y C5,15-methyltransferase (decarboxylating) subunit CbiE — protein MKVAIAGYGAGTKQSCLPATQQALDVAGLVLGAPRLLKSAGIDAPRGIAAINAEEIAAAINTASVDSACVLMSGDSGFYSGTKRLLPLLDDHEVTVLPGISSVQALSSALQLPWQSWRLCSAHGVDCNAAHEVSRHAECFFLTGGMQTPDVLCRALAESGFGALNAFIGSDLGGEEQQIISATVEELARRQFSSLSVLLVQNPAPRRQVGFGLPDTAFTRGDIPMTKSEVRAVALSKLRLCGGDIVYDIGSGTGSVAVEAALMLDSGRVYAIEQKPEGCRLTAENAKQLGAFNLTCIEGAAPEALQTLPVPDVAFIGGSSGRLRKIIALLREKNPQVRLVVTAVTLETIAEAVELFNELNLPNSEVVQVAVSRAEPLGRYHILAAQNPVYIISGGGRNA, from the coding sequence ATGAAGGTGGCAATTGCAGGCTATGGCGCAGGCACCAAGCAGAGCTGTCTGCCTGCAACGCAGCAGGCTTTGGATGTCGCTGGGCTGGTTCTCGGTGCACCGAGGTTGCTTAAAAGTGCGGGCATTGATGCGCCGCGCGGTATTGCCGCCATCAATGCTGAGGAAATTGCCGCCGCTATAAATACAGCCAGTGTCGATTCGGCCTGTGTGCTGATGAGTGGGGACAGCGGTTTTTACAGCGGTACCAAACGGTTGTTACCGCTGTTGGATGACCATGAGGTGACAGTGCTACCGGGCATATCGAGCGTACAGGCGCTTTCGTCAGCATTGCAATTGCCGTGGCAGAGCTGGCGACTTTGCTCAGCGCATGGTGTGGACTGCAACGCGGCACATGAGGTTTCGCGCCATGCCGAGTGCTTCTTTCTCACCGGGGGCATGCAGACGCCCGACGTGCTATGCCGCGCACTCGCTGAAAGCGGTTTTGGTGCGCTGAACGCCTTCATTGGCAGTGACTTAGGCGGTGAAGAACAGCAGATTATAAGCGCGACGGTGGAAGAACTGGCGCGGCGGCAATTTTCGTCGCTCTCGGTGTTACTGGTGCAAAACCCTGCGCCGAGGAGACAGGTGGGCTTCGGCCTGCCGGATACGGCATTTACACGAGGGGATATTCCGATGACTAAAAGCGAGGTGCGCGCCGTGGCGCTCTCAAAGTTGCGGCTGTGTGGTGGAGATATCGTCTATGACATCGGTTCAGGCACCGGATCGGTCGCGGTGGAAGCGGCGTTGATGCTCGACAGCGGACGGGTATACGCGATTGAGCAAAAGCCCGAGGGTTGCCGTCTGACGGCTGAAAACGCTAAGCAGCTAGGCGCGTTTAATCTTACCTGCATTGAGGGTGCGGCGCCTGAAGCACTGCAGACGTTACCTGTCCCCGACGTAGCATTTATCGGCGGCAGCAGCGGTAGACTCCGCAAGATTATCGCGCTGCTGCGCGAGAAAAATCCACAGGTGCGCTTAGTGGTTACCGCCGTGACACTTGAAACAATCGCCGAGGCGGTTGAGCTTTTCAATGAATTGAACCTTCCAAATTCCGAGGTGGTGCAGGTCGCGGTCAGCCGTGCCGAACCGCTGGGGCGTTATCATATTCTAGCGGCGCAAAACCCGGTTTACATTATCAGCGGGGGTGGTCGGAATGCTTAA
- a CDS encoding cobalt-precorrin 5A hydrolase — MKLAMLAFSEKGLQLAERLKALLPEEISTQRCPKDGLRSWTEQHFNTADALVFIGATGIAVRAVAPLIDDKTCDPAVLVIDECAEFIIPLLSGHIGGANALAKRISASLGARAVITTATDCNGLFAIDSWATEQGYVITNPERIKQVSARLLSGEAIRLKSSFATVIVPELTREIILTDRPPFDVKISIKGGNDSALNLVPQILTLGVGCKKATPEAEIRAAFDCLCAELHLEPRAFCQVCSIDLKAKEPGLLAFCRDAGLPLVTFSPQTLAILPGDFTPSDFVRQITGVDNVCERSAVMGSAGTLLAKKRTYNGVTMAIARATHIVRISKVPPGGGAL; from the coding sequence ATGAAGCTGGCGATGTTGGCGTTTTCCGAAAAAGGTCTGCAGCTCGCCGAACGGCTAAAAGCGTTGCTTCCTGAGGAAATCAGTACCCAACGCTGCCCAAAAGATGGACTGCGCAGCTGGACTGAACAGCATTTCAACACCGCGGATGCGCTGGTGTTTATCGGTGCGACGGGCATCGCTGTGCGCGCCGTTGCGCCGCTTATCGATGACAAAACTTGCGACCCCGCTGTATTGGTGATAGACGAGTGCGCTGAATTTATCATTCCCCTGCTTTCGGGCCATATTGGTGGGGCTAATGCGCTGGCAAAGAGAATTTCTGCATCGCTCGGTGCGCGAGCAGTTATCACCACCGCCACCGACTGCAACGGTTTATTTGCCATCGATAGCTGGGCCACCGAACAGGGCTACGTGATAACGAACCCTGAGCGTATCAAACAGGTATCTGCGCGCTTGCTCTCGGGCGAGGCGATACGCCTGAAAAGCAGCTTTGCGACAGTGATTGTCCCCGAACTGACGAGGGAAATTATTTTGACCGACCGACCACCCTTCGATGTGAAAATCAGCATAAAAGGTGGTAATGATTCGGCGCTGAACCTTGTTCCTCAGATACTTACTTTAGGTGTGGGCTGTAAAAAGGCAACGCCGGAAGCGGAGATACGCGCGGCGTTTGATTGCCTATGCGCGGAGCTGCATCTTGAGCCACGTGCCTTTTGTCAGGTTTGCAGCATCGACCTCAAAGCAAAAGAACCTGGGCTACTGGCGTTTTGCCGCGATGCTGGCCTACCGTTGGTTACCTTTTCGCCTCAGACGCTCGCCATCTTGCCAGGGGATTTTACCCCCTCGGATTTTGTGCGACAGATTACGGGGGTCGATAATGTTTGCGAGCGCAGCGCAGTGATGGGCAGCGCCGGAACGCTGCTGGCCAAAAAGCGGACATATAACGGCGTGACGATGGCGATCGCCCGCGCTACACATATTGTGCGCATTTCAAAGGTGCCACCAGGGGGCGGGGCACTATAA
- the cobT gene encoding nicotinate-nucleotide--dimethylbenzimidazole phosphoribosyltransferase, translating into MDFQELNRQIKPPDLSVAQLCRARWNAIAKPIGSLGLLEEAVIKIAALTGSDLPTIQHRAVLVLCADNGVVAEGVTQTGSEITTLVAKNIAQGHACIRYMAKRAGMDVFAVDMGMNQPPDSKGILDYAVARGTKNFAQEAAMTADEAEQAIRRGMKLVRRCKQQGYQLLATGEMGIGNTTTASAVSAVLLGKAVTKVTGRGAGLCDQAMRKKIRVIQGAVRLHAPDSEDPFGVLRTLGGLDIAGLTGVFLGGALYRVPILIDGFISSVAALLAARLCPNSVQAMLATHVSSEPAAAMILGAIGLKPMITAEMRLGEGTGAVCAVPMVDMALEVYKNMATFEQIGMDAYKSLDEHKESVVAK; encoded by the coding sequence ATGGATTTTCAAGAACTTAACCGGCAAATTAAGCCTCCCGACCTATCTGTGGCGCAGCTTTGCCGCGCACGTTGGAATGCGATCGCTAAACCGATCGGCAGCTTAGGTCTACTTGAAGAGGCCGTTATTAAAATAGCGGCGCTCACCGGCAGCGACCTACCGACCATCCAGCATCGTGCGGTGCTTGTGCTCTGTGCCGATAACGGCGTTGTTGCTGAGGGTGTCACCCAGACCGGTAGCGAAATTACCACTTTGGTGGCCAAGAACATTGCGCAGGGACATGCTTGTATCCGCTATATGGCAAAACGGGCTGGCATGGATGTTTTCGCGGTGGATATGGGAATGAATCAACCGCCCGATTCCAAGGGGATTCTAGATTATGCTGTAGCGCGTGGTACCAAAAACTTTGCCCAAGAGGCCGCGATGACAGCGGATGAAGCCGAGCAGGCCATCCGGCGTGGTATGAAACTGGTGCGCCGCTGCAAGCAGCAAGGCTATCAACTGCTGGCTACCGGCGAAATGGGTATCGGCAACACCACCACGGCCAGCGCTGTCTCGGCGGTGCTGCTAGGTAAGGCGGTTACAAAGGTCACCGGGCGTGGGGCGGGACTGTGTGATCAGGCCATGCGCAAAAAGATCCGGGTGATTCAAGGCGCGGTTCGGCTGCACGCACCGGATTCCGAAGATCCGTTTGGTGTGCTTCGAACACTGGGCGGGCTGGATATTGCGGGACTGACCGGTGTTTTCTTAGGCGGTGCGCTTTACCGGGTTCCAATACTTATTGATGGATTTATCAGTTCGGTGGCGGCGCTCTTGGCTGCGCGGCTTTGCCCCAATTCTGTGCAGGCAATGCTGGCGACCCACGTTTCTTCCGAGCCAGCCGCCGCTATGATTCTGGGCGCTATCGGGTTAAAACCGATGATTACGGCCGAAATGCGTCTCGGAGAGGGTACGGGGGCGGTTTGCGCCGTCCCGATGGTGGATATGGCGCTGGAGGTTTATAAAAATATGGCGACCTTTGAACAGATCGGCATGGATGCCTATAAGTCACTCGACGAGCACAAAGAAAGCGTCGTGGCTAAATGA
- a CDS encoding bifunctional adenosylcobinamide kinase/adenosylcobinamide-phosphate guanylyltransferase, producing MILIIGGAHCGKRNYAATYLGYDLKHMSNQLHGAPVLYDLQALLQECADYEIILPALRQKQVIICNEVGCGVVPMDDHERTWRETVGRVCCMLAREADKVIRVQCGIGTVIKGE from the coding sequence ATGATTTTGATTATCGGCGGGGCGCACTGTGGCAAGCGTAATTATGCCGCTACATATTTGGGTTATGACTTAAAACATATGTCTAATCAACTACACGGTGCCCCAGTGCTTTATGACCTTCAAGCGTTGCTGCAAGAATGCGCTGATTACGAGATCATTTTGCCCGCCTTGCGCCAAAAGCAGGTGATTATCTGCAACGAGGTTGGCTGCGGCGTGGTGCCGATGGACGACCACGAACGGACGTGGCGTGAAACGGTGGGCCGGGTCTGCTGTATGTTGGCGCGCGAGGCTGACAAAGTCATCCGGGTACAGTGTGGCATTGGAACTGTCATCAAGGGGGAATGA
- the cobJ gene encoding precorrin-3B C(17)-methyltransferase has protein sequence MKLSVVGIGPGHSEGMTGAAHAALATCDLICGYTAYVELVRPLFPNKSYFSTPMKSEIERCRAALKAAEDQNVTMVCSGDAGVYGMAGLLYELWDQFGSVELEVIPGVTAAQSGAALLGAPLMQDYAVVSLSDLLVDWDVIEKRLHGVGEGDFAVVLYNPGSKKRTDHLRRACDILLKYRGADTLCGVAENIGREGESTRLMSLSALRDFSAGMFCTVFIGNSKTMNIGGKMVTLRGYEAKQ, from the coding sequence ATGAAGCTATCTGTTGTGGGCATCGGCCCCGGACATTCCGAGGGCATGACGGGTGCGGCGCATGCTGCATTGGCAACCTGCGATTTAATTTGCGGTTACACGGCGTATGTCGAGCTGGTGCGGCCACTTTTTCCGAATAAAAGTTACTTTTCAACGCCGATGAAAAGTGAGATTGAACGCTGCCGTGCAGCGCTTAAAGCGGCAGAAGACCAGAACGTTACCATGGTGTGCAGCGGTGATGCGGGCGTTTACGGCATGGCGGGCCTGCTATATGAGCTTTGGGATCAATTTGGGTCGGTCGAACTGGAGGTTATTCCAGGCGTGACGGCGGCACAGAGTGGTGCAGCACTTTTGGGTGCACCGCTGATGCAAGATTATGCTGTCGTCTCGCTTTCGGACTTGCTGGTGGACTGGGATGTCATTGAAAAGCGCCTGCATGGTGTGGGCGAGGGCGACTTTGCGGTGGTGCTATATAACCCCGGTAGCAAAAAACGCACCGACCATCTGCGGCGCGCCTGCGATATTCTGCTGAAATACCGCGGCGCTGATACGCTGTGCGGCGTGGCTGAAAACATCGGGCGAGAGGGTGAATCAACCCGGCTGATGTCGCTGTCAGCGCTGCGCGATTTTTCGGCGGGCATGTTTTGCACCGTATTCATCGGAAACAGCAAAACGATGAATATCGGCGGCAAAATGGTAACACTGCGCGGCTATGAGGCGAAGCAATGA
- the cobK gene encoding precorrin-6A reductase: MKRVLIFGGTADSHPLLEWLFQLDIQATLCVASNYAKTLLPCDEKLVIRVGRLNIAQMTMLMQDKHFDCVIDATHPYAKEVTYNIRAAAQQIGLAYFRLLRPSSDEQGCVVVSSVARAAELLNQSTGRVLIATGSKELAEYTQVTNFAERCYPRVLPMVEAIAQCVSLGFLQSHIIAMQGPFSQALNMALFEQLGISMLVTKDGGAAGGFPEKLAAASACNVKTILVRRPEDTGATLEQLKIKLTDFLRVN; this comes from the coding sequence ATGAAGCGGGTATTAATTTTTGGTGGCACAGCGGACAGCCATCCGCTACTGGAATGGCTGTTTCAGCTCGATATACAGGCTACGCTTTGCGTTGCCAGTAATTATGCTAAAACGCTTTTGCCATGTGACGAGAAATTGGTGATCCGGGTCGGGCGACTGAATATTGCCCAAATGACGATGTTGATGCAAGACAAGCACTTTGACTGTGTGATAGATGCCACACACCCCTACGCCAAAGAGGTCACGTACAATATCCGGGCGGCGGCGCAGCAAATCGGGCTTGCTTACTTTAGGCTATTGCGCCCCTCCAGTGATGAGCAGGGGTGTGTTGTCGTTTCGTCGGTGGCGCGTGCGGCAGAATTGCTCAATCAAAGCACCGGAAGGGTACTTATCGCCACTGGGTCAAAGGAATTGGCGGAATACACGCAGGTGACAAACTTTGCCGAACGTTGCTACCCCCGCGTGCTGCCGATGGTGGAGGCGATTGCGCAGTGTGTTTCGTTAGGCTTTTTGCAAAGCCATATTATCGCCATGCAGGGACCGTTCTCTCAGGCGCTAAACATGGCGCTGTTTGAGCAGCTTGGCATTTCAATGCTCGTCACTAAGGACGGTGGCGCAGCTGGGGGATTCCCCGAAAAGCTGGCTGCGGCCAGCGCATGCAATGTCAAAACGATTCTGGTCAGGCGACCCGAAGATACAGGCGCCACGCTTGAACAGCTCAAAATAAAACTGACGGATTTTTTGAGGGTGAATTAA
- the cbiB gene encoding adenosylcobinamide-phosphate synthase CbiB: MAVLTAILLGFGLDWLFGDPVFIPHLVVGIGKIITRFERGLRKAFFKTPNGELAAGTVLAIGVPLVSFGVCHLVLWLSGLIHPAVRLTLAGFVCWQCLAARSLAQAGERVEKALASSKINDARRAVAQVVGRDTAALDRPDIIRAAVETVAENTCDGVIAPLFWLTVGGAPFGVLYKAVNTLDSMVGYKNEKYLYFGRASARLDDVMNYIPARISALLMIASAWLCRFDAENAWRIFKRDRYNHKSPNSAQSESVCAGALGIILGGNAVYFGKLVKKPTIGDALRDCERQDIGRVNRLMLCTAVLGLLMVILIRGIPVLWTIVAAR, encoded by the coding sequence ATGGCGGTCTTGACGGCAATTCTATTGGGATTTGGGTTGGATTGGCTTTTTGGTGATCCAGTTTTTATACCCCACCTTGTGGTGGGCATCGGTAAAATCATTACCCGTTTTGAACGCGGGTTGCGCAAAGCGTTTTTTAAAACCCCTAACGGAGAGCTGGCAGCGGGAACAGTTTTGGCTATCGGTGTCCCGCTTGTTTCTTTTGGGGTATGTCATCTGGTGCTGTGGCTTAGTGGGTTGATCCACCCAGCCGTACGCCTGACGTTGGCAGGCTTTGTCTGTTGGCAGTGCCTTGCCGCACGGTCGCTGGCGCAGGCGGGGGAACGGGTGGAGAAGGCACTGGCGTCTTCAAAAATCAACGATGCGCGCCGAGCCGTGGCGCAGGTGGTGGGGCGCGATACTGCGGCGCTTGACCGCCCCGATATTATACGGGCGGCGGTGGAAACGGTGGCTGAAAACACCTGTGACGGGGTCATTGCACCTTTGTTTTGGCTGACTGTCGGCGGTGCGCCGTTCGGCGTATTGTATAAAGCGGTCAATACGCTTGACAGCATGGTGGGCTATAAGAACGAGAAATATCTTTACTTCGGCCGGGCCTCCGCACGGCTGGATGATGTGATGAACTACATCCCCGCGCGCATATCCGCGCTGTTGATGATTGCATCGGCGTGGCTTTGTAGGTTTGACGCCGAAAATGCTTGGCGAATTTTTAAGCGAGACCGCTATAATCACAAAAGCCCCAACTCGGCACAGAGCGAATCGGTCTGTGCCGGGGCGCTAGGTATCATACTCGGCGGCAATGCGGTCTATTTTGGTAAACTGGTGAAAAAGCCGACCATCGGCGACGCGCTGCGCGACTGTGAACGGCAAGACATTGGCCGCGTGAACCGTTTGATGCTTTGCACGGCGGTACTGGGGTTGCTGATGGTGATACTGATAAGGGGGATTCCGGTTTTATGGACGATTGTTGCGGCGCGCTGA
- the cobD gene encoding threonine-phosphate decarboxylase CobD produces MDDCCGALIHGGDAQSFVARYGMAPLDLSANVNPLGVPDGVRRAICQAAIDADRYPDPICRDLRSAIANSEGIKSHQIFCAAGAAEIIYRLALALKPKHALIPAPTFAEYKLALSRQGCAVERHLLQPEDEFTLTQAILPQLHAGIDVMFLCNPNNPTGKLIDTALLETVLARCEKYNIWLVVDECFLGFTPKPEAHTLKPMLLQYKKLVVLKAFTKIYGMAGVRLGYCLCNDVGLIQRLYEVGPPWNVSSLAQRAGIAALSERDYLKESRMMIAAERPRVQAALTAVGFHVVTSETNYILFFCPLPQFGEKLCQMGVLIRSCANFEGLGEGWYRVAVRTPPENNRLILAIKQITEGIQ; encoded by the coding sequence ATGGACGATTGTTGCGGCGCGCTGATACACGGCGGTGATGCCCAAAGCTTTGTTGCGCGATATGGGATGGCTCCGCTGGATTTATCCGCAAATGTTAACCCGCTTGGGGTACCCGATGGGGTTCGTCGGGCGATCTGTCAAGCGGCAATCGACGCTGACCGTTACCCAGACCCAATTTGTCGGGATTTGCGATCGGCGATTGCGAACAGCGAGGGCATCAAATCCCATCAGATTTTCTGTGCCGCCGGTGCGGCAGAAATTATCTATCGGTTGGCATTGGCGCTAAAGCCGAAGCATGCGCTGATACCGGCGCCCACCTTTGCGGAGTACAAGCTGGCACTGAGTCGTCAGGGGTGTGCGGTTGAACGGCACCTGCTCCAACCTGAAGACGAGTTTACCTTGACCCAAGCGATTTTGCCGCAGCTACACGCCGGCATTGACGTGATGTTTTTATGCAACCCCAATAACCCGACGGGCAAGTTGATCGATACTGCACTGCTAGAGACAGTGTTAGCGCGTTGTGAAAAATATAATATTTGGCTGGTGGTGGATGAGTGCTTTCTCGGCTTTACACCAAAGCCTGAAGCTCATACACTGAAGCCCATGCTTTTGCAATATAAAAAACTAGTTGTGCTCAAGGCGTTCACCAAAATCTACGGTATGGCCGGGGTGCGGCTGGGCTATTGCCTGTGCAATGATGTGGGACTGATACAGCGGCTGTATGAGGTCGGACCGCCATGGAATGTCTCGTCGCTGGCACAGCGCGCGGGCATTGCCGCATTGAGCGAGCGGGATTATCTTAAAGAAAGCCGCATGATGATTGCTGCTGAGCGCCCGCGTGTTCAGGCTGCGCTGACTGCCGTTGGCTTTCATGTCGTTACAAGCGAGACCAATTATATTTTGTTTTTTTGTCCACTGCCCCAGTTTGGCGAAAAGCTATGCCAAATGGGTGTGCTGATTCGCAGTTGCGCCAATTTTGAAGGGCTGGGCGAGGGATGGTACCGCGTAGCAGTTCGAACGCCGCCGGAAAACAACCGACTGATTTTAGCTATTAAACAGATCACGGAGGGGATACAATGA